In Candidatus Omnitrophota bacterium, the genomic stretch TTCCCTTAGGCAAAATCTTTGTTAACTTTTCATAAAAGGCGCCACCGGTAATATGCGCAATACCATTAATACGATGCTTCTCGATTAACTTTAAAATAGGTTTAACATAAATCTTAGTCGGACGCAAAAGCTCTTGACTCAGACTTCTTTGTTCAGGAATCGTAAACACTTTTCGCACAAGAGAAAATCCATTCGAATGAAGCCCGCTAGACGCAATGCCGATGACAACATTATCTTTTTTAATTTTAGACCCATCAATAATCTTCGATTTTTCAACAACACCCACAGCAAACCCAGCCAAATCGTAATCATCTTGCTTGTAAATTCCCGGCATCTCAGCGGTTTCTCCGCCGACAAGACCACACCCAGACTGCCGGCACCCTTCAGCGATACCTTTGATAACTTTCGTCAACACATTGGGATCAAGTTTTCCGCACGCAATATAATCCAAAAAAAACAACGGTTTTGCCCCTGTGCATAAAACATCATTAACATTCATTGCAACCAAATCAATCCCTATCGTATCGTGCTTATTAGCCACATTACCAATCATCAACTTTGTTCCCACCCCATCAGTCGACGCAACCAAGACAGGCTTCTTATATTTTTTCGTATCAAAAGAAAAAAGGCTGCCAAAACTCCCCTTTCTTCTAATCACCGAAGCGTTCATTGTTGATTTTGTCATGTCAGCTATTGAATCAATAAAAATATTGGCCTTTTGAATATCCACGCCACTTGTTTTATAGGTCATTTTCTTCATACAAAAACCCCTTTATGTTAATTCTTAATTAATAGATAGCAGATAATAAATTTTTTTTAACATATTGAACACCGTTCTGAAAAATCTTCGCACCATCTCCATAGCGCGACTTTGTTTTAAATCTTGTCCAAAACGGATGTTGTGTAAAAAAGAAATGTCTTTCTGGATGAGGCATGAGACCCAACACACGCCCTGTGGAATCTGTGATTCCCGCGATATTATCTACTGACCCATTTGGATTATCTGGATAAAGAGCCTTTTTGCCGTCCTTCGTGCAATAACGAAAAACAACCTGACGGTTACTTTGAATTTTGTTTAAAATCGCATCGGTTTTGCACATAAATTTTCCTTCACCATGAGCAACCGGGAAATAAACAACTTTTCCATCAATATCCTTTGTCCAAACACATTGACCTGTCGCTTGTAGATGCGTCCATCGATCCTCGAACTTGGCTGAATCATTTGTCATCAGCGTCGTAGTTTGTTCAAACTCTTGCTTCTCATCCGAAAAATTACCTGGCAAAATACCCGCCTTAACTAAAATCTGAAACCCATTGCAAATGCCGATAATAAGTTTGCCATCTTTAATAAACTTCTTTAAATCTTTGCCAAGCTTAACGCGCAATTCATTGGCCAAAATGCGCCCAGCCGCAATGTCGTCACCATACGAAAAGCCACCAGGAAGAGCCAAAATATGATAATCCGACAATTTCTTTTTTCCTTCAAAAAGCATATTGATGTGAACCAAATCAACATCCGCGCCGCTATCTTTAAACGCAAATACTGTTTCTTTGTCGCAATTTGTTCCAGCTGTTCTTAAAACTATAACCTTAGCGTTTTTTGCCATTTTTTTTATCTTTACCATAAAACTTTTTTATCTCTTTAAGGACTTCTTGAGGCGTATCAACAATTTTAAAGATATCAAAATCCTCTTCACTAATACATTTTTCTTTCGCAACTGTATTTTTAAGCCAACTCATCATCCCTGCCCAAAACTCTGACCCAACAAGGATAACAGGAAAACTTGGCATACGATTTGTTTGAATCAAAGTAACACTTTCAAAGAATTCATCAAGAGTTCCGAATCCCCCTGGAAAAATAACGAATGCCTTTGCATATTTTAAAAACATAAACTTTCGGCAAAAGAAATAATGAAAATTAACTAACAAAGTAATAAAGCGATTTGGAACTTGCTCAAATGGAAGCTCGATATTAAGCCCCACAGATTCCGCTTTAGCTTCTTTAGCGCCTTTATTAGCA encodes the following:
- the purM gene encoding phosphoribosylformylglycinamidine cyclo-ligase, with amino-acid sequence MKKMTYKTSGVDIQKANIFIDSIADMTKSTMNASVIRRKGSFGSLFSFDTKKYKKPVLVASTDGVGTKLMIGNVANKHDTIGIDLVAMNVNDVLCTGAKPLFFLDYIACGKLDPNVLTKVIKGIAEGCRQSGCGLVGGETAEMPGIYKQDDYDLAGFAVGVVEKSKIIDGSKIKKDNVVIGIASSGLHSNGFSLVRKVFTIPEQRSLSQELLRPTKIYVKPILKLIEKHRINGIAHITGGAFYEKLTKILPKGKCFEIQKGSWPMPKIFEIIQKRAKISDKEMFTTFNMGIGLVLVVERKDAASVLCDLKKSKLECWQIGRVINHNQKRIIL
- the purQ gene encoding phosphoribosylformylglycinamidine synthase I, which translates into the protein MVKIKKMAKNAKVIVLRTAGTNCDKETVFAFKDSGADVDLVHINMLFEGKKKLSDYHILALPGGFSYGDDIAAGRILANELRVKLGKDLKKFIKDGKLIIGICNGFQILVKAGILPGNFSDEKQEFEQTTTLMTNDSAKFEDRWTHLQATGQCVWTKDIDGKVVYFPVAHGEGKFMCKTDAILNKIQSNRQVVFRYCTKDGKKALYPDNPNGSVDNIAGITDSTGRVLGLMPHPERHFFFTQHPFWTRFKTKSRYGDGAKIFQNGVQYVKKNLLSAIY
- a CDS encoding TIGR00730 family Rossman fold protein, with amino-acid sequence MQNRRKVKDDIVTMEDPWRVFRIMSEFVDGFDVLSKVGRAVTIFGSARLAVDHEMYKRAEKTAYLLGKEGYTVITGGGPGIMEAANKGAKEAKAESVGLNIELPFEQVPNRFITLLVNFHYFFCRKFMFLKYAKAFVIFPGGFGTLDEFFESVTLIQTNRMPSFPVILVGSEFWAGMMSWLKNTVAKEKCISEEDFDIFKIVDTPQEVLKEIKKFYGKDKKNGKKR